In Vibrio sp. JC009, a single window of DNA contains:
- a CDS encoding type II toxin-antitoxin system Phd/YefM family antitoxin: MSRIHFDKDIQPLSEFRAGVTSFIKQINETRRPLVITQRGKGVAVVLDVAEYEAMQEKIELLEEMRTAEAQLASGLGVSNEDARAQVLGRIKG; encoded by the coding sequence ATGAGCCGTATACATTTCGATAAAGACATACAACCGTTGTCAGAATTTCGCGCTGGCGTAACCTCATTTATAAAGCAAATAAACGAAACTCGACGTCCATTGGTAATCACTCAACGTGGTAAAGGTGTTGCAGTGGTACTTGATGTCGCTGAATATGAAGCCATGCAAGAGAAAATCGAGCTATTGGAAGAAATGCGTACCGCTGAAGCTCAATTAGCATCTGGCCTGGGTGTTTCTAATGAAGATGCACGAGCTCAAGTATTAGGGCGTATTAAAGGATGA
- a CDS encoding LysE family translocator, producing MIDSNLIILFSIATFVLMITPGTDMVYVVSNALSSGKKAGVASILGVASGAYIHVILATLGVAAVISASPTIYNTLVLAGAMYMGWIGWGIFTHHGMISSLDKVPERTLKKVYIQGVMTNLLNPKAIIFTLSFFPQFISKDSGQISEQMLLLGVILVIIMVLVELPLVFFASVIGERLNESDQLSKRVHQFAGGILIILALYITLTRLAIA from the coding sequence ATGATAGACAGCAATTTAATCATTCTTTTCTCAATAGCAACATTTGTACTGATGATAACCCCCGGTACAGACATGGTTTATGTTGTGTCAAATGCATTGTCGAGTGGTAAGAAAGCGGGAGTAGCTTCTATCTTAGGAGTAGCCAGTGGAGCATATATTCATGTGATTTTGGCAACACTTGGTGTGGCCGCAGTTATCTCCGCTTCTCCCACAATTTATAATACTCTTGTACTTGCGGGGGCTATGTATATGGGGTGGATTGGTTGGGGGATTTTCACCCATCATGGGATGATATCGTCCCTCGACAAAGTTCCCGAGCGCACACTAAAAAAGGTTTACATACAAGGGGTAATGACTAACCTGCTAAACCCAAAAGCCATCATTTTTACTCTGTCTTTTTTTCCTCAATTTATCTCGAAAGACTCAGGGCAGATTAGCGAGCAAATGCTGTTGCTTGGGGTGATACTAGTAATAATCATGGTTCTAGTTGAGTTGCCATTGGTATTCTTTGCTAGCGTAATTGGTGAGCGGCTAAATGAAAGTGATCAGCTATCCAAGCGTGTGCATCAGTTTGCGGGAGGCATTCTTATCATTCTAGCGTTATATATAACATTGACGAGACTGGCTATCGCTTAA
- a CDS encoding AraC family transcriptional regulator, giving the protein MLLNNAYIYSTRIFGGVEVLIADFTNHKFDAHWHDTWSIGTVVSGAHDNSPRATGDGIVNSGQVTVIAPGEVHAGRVLSPHGCKYVMFYAQDVELRKAFEQLDQRVPSVSNLTIDSPELHQELAHCAAQLADPSSSSFDTEVSWARCLALLVEQLSHTVVTNSLSPRIEDFKKLAIAREYLENHYDEMITLDHLAHEANLSKFHLCRQFSRVFKISPNKYLRQLRLLKAKQLLSDGYPVAEVATTCGFSDQSHLGRQFKAVFGLSPKKYADEFK; this is encoded by the coding sequence ATGCTATTAAACAATGCCTACATCTACTCGACTCGTATTTTTGGTGGTGTCGAAGTTCTTATCGCAGATTTTACGAACCATAAATTTGATGCCCATTGGCATGATACGTGGTCTATCGGAACCGTTGTTTCTGGTGCTCATGACAATAGTCCAAGAGCGACTGGAGATGGCATAGTGAACTCTGGACAAGTAACAGTGATTGCGCCCGGAGAGGTACATGCTGGAAGGGTTCTCAGCCCTCATGGATGCAAATACGTTATGTTCTATGCCCAAGATGTAGAACTGCGTAAAGCGTTTGAACAACTCGACCAACGTGTTCCTTCGGTTTCTAACTTAACTATCGACTCACCCGAACTGCATCAAGAGCTGGCTCATTGTGCGGCGCAGTTAGCAGATCCGTCGTCAAGTTCGTTTGATACAGAGGTAAGCTGGGCACGTTGTCTTGCGCTGCTCGTAGAACAGTTATCTCATACTGTTGTGACAAATTCCTTGTCTCCACGGATTGAAGACTTTAAGAAGCTAGCAATAGCACGTGAATATCTTGAAAATCATTACGATGAAATGATAACTCTTGACCATTTAGCCCATGAGGCAAATCTTTCCAAGTTCCACCTTTGCCGCCAGTTTTCCCGAGTTTTTAAGATTTCTCCTAATAAGTATTTGCGGCAACTGAGGTTGCTTAAGGCAAAGCAGCTACTCAGCGATGGTTACCCCGTAGCTGAAGTAGCAACGACCTGTGGTTTTTCTGACCAATCCCACTTGGGGCGTCAGTTTAAAGCGGTGTTCGGGTTATCTCCCAAAAAATATGCAGACGAGTTCAAGTGA
- a CDS encoding GNAT family N-acetyltransferase, which produces MELEYRSAQLEDLESLVSLLANDPLGKKREDATIPINSAYLSAFKAITCDPNNELLVVELQGSLVGMLQVTFIPYLTHVGSWRCLIEGVRIHEEFRGQGFGEQMFQHAIKLAKTKGCNLVQLTSDKQRPDAIRFYERLGFKATHEGFKLAL; this is translated from the coding sequence ATGGAGCTAGAATATCGTTCAGCGCAGCTTGAAGATTTAGAAAGTCTCGTGTCGCTACTTGCAAATGACCCTCTTGGCAAAAAGAGAGAGGATGCAACGATTCCAATAAATAGCGCCTATCTCTCCGCGTTTAAAGCTATCACTTGCGATCCAAATAATGAGCTGCTTGTCGTCGAACTTCAAGGTTCGCTAGTTGGTATGCTCCAAGTTACATTTATTCCGTACCTGACACACGTTGGTAGTTGGCGCTGTCTCATCGAAGGCGTCAGAATTCACGAAGAATTTCGTGGGCAAGGTTTTGGTGAGCAAATGTTTCAACACGCGATTAAATTGGCTAAGACTAAAGGTTGCAATCTCGTTCAACTTACTAGCGATAAGCAACGCCCAGATGCCATAAGGTTTTATGAAAGGCTTGGTTTCAAGGCAACACACGAGGGATTCAAGTTAGCACTATGA
- a CDS encoding ISNCY family transposase, whose amino-acid sequence MRETHNPQISIFEFYGEHETGQQLKNISERLDAIPAILDIATNAIFTSGAKQTGRKGLTVDTIVRAALLKQMMGLTYDELSFYLQDSLSYSSFARVDSSIRYSGSCLQSCISKIDAASWEAINRLLLSDAAAKGIEKGRMVRIDSTVTETHISPPSDSNLLWDCVRVMVRLLRKMASVLELGAVTFCDRTRAAKRRMKAIAYSRGSNRVKQYKRLIANTKETRDYLYMALNPKSQLRESFQFIQLEEEAKALLELTEKVISQTQRRVFNGESVPHQEKVLSIFEPHTDIIRKGSRDIQYGHKLNLTTGKSGLVLDVYIEEGNPADAARLCPMLERQKEIYGRAPRQAAADGGYASQDNLTKAKEMGVKDVAFNKKRGLKVEDMVKSDWVYKKLYKFRAGVEGNISCLKRRFGLSRCNWKGLEKFKAYVWASSVAYNLLQLARIETAN is encoded by the coding sequence ATGCGTGAAACACACAACCCACAAATCAGTATATTCGAATTTTACGGTGAGCACGAGACCGGCCAGCAATTAAAAAATATATCTGAGAGATTGGACGCCATTCCCGCGATATTAGATATCGCAACCAATGCTATTTTTACTTCCGGGGCAAAGCAAACCGGACGCAAAGGGCTGACTGTTGATACCATTGTCAGAGCGGCATTGCTCAAACAAATGATGGGATTAACCTATGACGAACTCAGCTTCTATTTACAGGACTCATTAAGTTACAGCTCTTTTGCCAGAGTTGATTCATCCATACGTTATTCCGGCTCCTGCTTACAATCCTGTATTAGCAAAATTGATGCGGCAAGTTGGGAAGCGATTAATCGTCTGCTGCTTAGTGATGCAGCGGCAAAAGGAATTGAAAAAGGCAGAATGGTCCGAATTGACAGTACGGTAACTGAAACTCATATCTCCCCACCCAGCGACAGCAACCTTCTCTGGGACTGTGTTCGTGTCATGGTTCGTCTGCTCCGGAAAATGGCCTCCGTACTGGAGCTGGGAGCCGTTACATTTTGTGACCGGACCCGGGCAGCTAAACGGCGCATGAAAGCCATCGCCTATTCCAGAGGAAGCAACAGAGTAAAGCAATACAAACGGTTGATTGCTAATACTAAAGAGACCCGTGACTATTTGTACATGGCACTTAACCCCAAAAGCCAACTACGGGAATCCTTTCAATTTATACAATTGGAAGAAGAAGCTAAAGCACTCCTGGAGCTCACAGAAAAAGTGATTAGCCAAACCCAAAGAAGGGTGTTTAATGGCGAATCCGTTCCTCATCAGGAGAAGGTACTCAGCATCTTCGAGCCTCATACCGATATCATCAGAAAAGGCTCCAGAGACATTCAATATGGGCACAAGCTAAACCTGACGACAGGTAAGAGTGGCCTGGTGTTAGATGTTTATATTGAAGAAGGTAATCCGGCAGATGCCGCGAGATTGTGTCCTATGTTGGAAAGGCAAAAGGAAATATACGGCAGGGCTCCAAGACAGGCTGCTGCCGATGGCGGGTACGCCAGTCAGGACAATCTTACGAAGGCTAAGGAAATGGGGGTTAAGGATGTCGCCTTCAATAAAAAACGCGGCCTGAAGGTTGAAGACATGGTGAAAAGCGACTGGGTGTACAAAAAGCTTTATAAGTTTAGGGCAGGTGTTGAAGGAAACATCTCTTGCCTGAAACGTCGCTTCGGACTGTCGAGGTGCAACTGGAAAGGTCTGGAGAAGTTCAAGGCCTATGTCTGGGCTTCAAGTGTGGCATATAACCTCTTGCAACTCGCGCGGATAGAAACCGCCAACTGA
- a CDS encoding TIGR04076 family protein, producing the protein MDRRKFVKNGLVGVGVAIASSHVIAREGSQIQTDKPHITFPSVGNKIIAKIISSEAPCSIGMKSGDEFELGIRKCGNFCGFFYSSIHKSITELQFGEFGQGPDTQVFECPNSKNKVKLELRRIAV; encoded by the coding sequence ATGGATAGACGTAAATTCGTAAAAAATGGACTAGTTGGCGTTGGTGTTGCTATAGCATCCTCGCATGTGATAGCTAGAGAGGGAAGCCAGATACAAACAGACAAACCCCACATTACATTTCCATCAGTTGGGAATAAAATCATTGCTAAGATCATTTCCAGCGAAGCGCCTTGTTCGATAGGTATGAAATCAGGAGATGAATTTGAGTTAGGTATTCGTAAATGCGGTAATTTTTGTGGATTTTTCTATAGCAGCATTCACAAGTCGATAACTGAGCTTCAGTTCGGAGAGTTCGGTCAGGGGCCGGATACACAAGTGTTCGAGTGCCCAAATTCTAAGAACAAGGTCAAGTTGGAGTTAAGGAGAATTGCAGTTTAG
- a CDS encoding IS630 family transposase, which produces MNVKYVVELSNEERDTLIKLTSKGKESARKLKRAQLLLLADDGKQDKDIVELLHISTSTIYRTKKRFVEEGLPEALNEGRRTGCPRKLDAVSDALLTAIACSEPPEGCGRWTLNLIADEFMALVEGESISVETIRRQLKSNDLKPWQKKMWCVGDMNAEYIARMEHVLDLYSRPAIPDEPLINFDEAMKQLVADIKPSTQAKSGQPPREDYEYKRVAVANLFMFYDCHRGWRKVKETENKKAEDFAQCMKELVDIHYPEAKKIHVVMDNFGTHTEASLYKAFEPAEARRLLSQLEFHYTPKHASWLNKVEIEIGVMNRQCLNQRIPTWEKLRNELDAWETRRNQEKASINWQFDIEAAREKFTKAYAKLRKK; this is translated from the coding sequence ATGAATGTCAAATACGTTGTAGAGCTGAGTAATGAAGAACGAGATACGTTAATAAAACTCACGTCAAAAGGTAAGGAAAGCGCCAGAAAACTCAAAAGAGCCCAACTGTTATTACTTGCCGATGACGGCAAGCAAGACAAAGACATTGTCGAACTGCTTCATATCAGTACATCAACCATTTACCGGACCAAGAAACGATTTGTCGAAGAGGGTTTGCCTGAAGCTTTGAATGAAGGAAGAAGAACAGGTTGCCCGCGCAAGCTCGATGCTGTCAGTGATGCATTGTTGACGGCCATTGCCTGTAGTGAGCCACCAGAAGGTTGTGGCCGGTGGACATTAAACCTAATCGCCGATGAATTTATGGCCTTGGTGGAAGGAGAATCGATATCAGTTGAGACGATTCGAAGGCAGCTCAAGAGCAACGATTTGAAACCCTGGCAGAAAAAGATGTGGTGCGTTGGTGATATGAATGCCGAATATATTGCCCGCATGGAGCATGTGCTTGACTTGTACAGTCGTCCAGCTATTCCCGATGAACCACTAATCAACTTTGATGAGGCGATGAAACAATTGGTGGCAGATATTAAGCCATCAACTCAGGCTAAGTCAGGGCAACCTCCGAGAGAAGACTATGAATACAAGCGAGTGGCGGTGGCTAATCTGTTCATGTTTTATGACTGTCACCGAGGGTGGAGAAAAGTCAAAGAAACAGAAAATAAAAAGGCTGAGGACTTTGCACAATGTATGAAGGAGTTGGTGGATATCCACTACCCTGAAGCTAAGAAAATTCATGTCGTGATGGACAACTTTGGCACGCATACAGAGGCTTCACTCTATAAGGCATTTGAACCAGCAGAGGCCCGGAGGCTTCTGAGCCAATTGGAATTTCACTATACCCCTAAGCATGCCAGTTGGCTGAATAAAGTGGAAATTGAAATAGGGGTCATGAACAGACAATGTCTGAATCAAAGGATCCCGACATGGGAGAAATTACGCAATGAACTGGATGCGTGGGAAACGCGAAGGAATCAGGAAAAAGCTTCTATCAACTGGCAGTTTGACATAGAAGCAGCACGAGAAAAGTTCACCAAAGCCTACGCCAAACTACGAAAGAAATAG
- a CDS encoding ISAs1 family transposase, whose amino-acid sequence MHIDHFKEHFQPITDQRQSAKVTYCLFDVLFGSLCAVIAGAKGWFDIREYILGHHDWFKRNGLFIEGIPADDTIARIISTIEPEQFHECFVNWMSSVHTLTEGQVVAIDGKTLRGSYNREDRASTIHMISAYASSNKLVLGQLKTDQKSNEITAIPELIEMLDIKGALVTIDAMACQTKIAKAIVDKGGDYLLAVKSNQGKLRKAVENAFSAQRANMPETISLENGHGRIESRQCYVFDSKDLGGNFSRWKGLKSIVMVENFRLEKGKAVDLEYRYYISSKALSAEQALAAVREHWGIESMHWVLDVSMGEDACQIYKDHGAENLSCLRHMSLNMLRAEPTKVSIVGKQKRCMMNTSMLETVLNAGFSQVAKS is encoded by the coding sequence ATGCACATTGACCACTTCAAAGAACATTTTCAACCAATAACCGACCAACGTCAGAGTGCAAAAGTTACTTATTGCCTATTTGATGTCCTGTTTGGCTCATTGTGTGCGGTAATAGCAGGTGCTAAAGGTTGGTTTGATATTCGAGAATACATTCTTGGGCATCATGACTGGTTTAAACGTAATGGATTGTTTATAGAAGGTATTCCCGCCGACGATACCATCGCTCGAATTATCTCCACTATTGAACCTGAACAGTTTCATGAATGTTTCGTCAATTGGATGTCATCGGTACACACGCTGACAGAAGGTCAAGTGGTAGCTATTGACGGAAAAACGCTTCGTGGATCATACAACCGCGAAGATAGAGCCAGCACCATCCATATGATTAGTGCGTATGCTTCCTCAAATAAATTGGTGCTTGGACAGCTCAAAACCGATCAAAAAAGCAATGAGATAACAGCGATCCCAGAGCTGATAGAAATGCTTGATATCAAAGGAGCTTTAGTCACGATTGATGCAATGGCATGCCAGACCAAAATAGCCAAAGCCATTGTAGACAAAGGTGGAGATTACTTACTTGCAGTAAAAAGTAATCAAGGGAAACTCCGAAAAGCAGTGGAAAATGCCTTTTCAGCTCAGCGGGCTAATATGCCAGAGACAATCTCCTTAGAAAATGGACACGGACGTATTGAATCTCGTCAATGTTATGTCTTTGACAGCAAAGATCTTGGAGGTAATTTCTCACGCTGGAAAGGCCTGAAAAGTATCGTAATGGTTGAGAACTTCCGCCTTGAAAAAGGAAAAGCGGTTGACCTTGAATATCGTTACTACATCAGTTCCAAGGCTCTTAGCGCAGAGCAAGCCTTAGCAGCGGTAAGAGAGCATTGGGGCATAGAGTCCATGCATTGGGTTCTTGATGTCAGTATGGGTGAAGACGCCTGCCAGATATATAAAGATCATGGTGCAGAAAACTTATCTTGTCTGCGTCATATGAGCCTGAATATGCTTCGTGCTGAACCGACAAAGGTGAGCATTGTTGGAAAACAAAAGCGATGCATGATGAATACATCAATGCTGGAAACCGTTTTAAATGCAGGTTTTAGTCAGGTGGCGAAAAGCTGA
- the istB gene encoding IS21-like element helper ATPase IstB produces the protein MSSDKEILKVQANMLRLYGLQAHWAELTEEQQQWLSVWFNWELTERQQRSLERRLRSAKLGHFKPLAEFDWDWPQHIDQQTIHELMQLTFFAEASNVILIGSNGVGKSTIAQNLAHQAVIEGHTALFITAANMLSDLAAQDGDNALRRRLKHYAQPDLLVIDEIGYLSYSNRHADLLFEIVNRRYEQRSTVITTNRVFSEWNEVFPNSACVVSLVDRLVHHSEILTIEGESYRIKEAKEQAEKRKPTRRGKN, from the coding sequence ATGAGCAGTGATAAAGAAATCCTGAAAGTACAGGCTAACATGCTCAGACTCTATGGCCTGCAAGCGCATTGGGCTGAGTTGACAGAAGAGCAACAGCAATGGCTGAGCGTCTGGTTCAACTGGGAGCTTACTGAACGTCAGCAGCGCTCATTAGAGCGTCGGTTGCGAAGCGCCAAACTGGGACACTTCAAACCACTGGCAGAGTTCGACTGGGACTGGCCACAGCACATTGATCAACAGACTATCCATGAACTCATGCAACTGACCTTCTTCGCTGAAGCCAGTAACGTGATCCTAATAGGCAGTAACGGGGTTGGCAAATCCACTATCGCGCAGAATCTGGCCCATCAGGCGGTGATTGAAGGGCATACAGCCCTGTTTATCACAGCGGCTAATATGCTCAGCGACCTGGCAGCACAGGATGGCGATAACGCTTTGCGGCGCAGACTTAAACACTATGCTCAACCCGACCTGTTGGTGATAGATGAAATCGGTTATCTCTCTTACTCAAATCGTCATGCTGACTTACTGTTCGAGATCGTCAACCGCCGTTACGAGCAACGCTCAACGGTGATCACGACCAACCGGGTCTTCAGTGAATGGAACGAAGTCTTCCCCAACTCAGCTTGTGTTGTCTCACTTGTCGATCGGCTCGTACATCACAGCGAGATCCTCACTATCGAAGGCGAGTCCTACCGGATCAAAGAAGCCAAAGAGCAGGCAGAAAAACGTAAACCAACCAGGCGGGGGAAAAACTGA
- the istA gene encoding IS21 family transposase codes for MTIDQALEAKILRYYHVEKWRVGTIASELNVHHSVVDRVLSQAGIPKARRTSRPLLIDPYLPFILKTLNDFPKLTAARLYEMVRQRGYPGKPSQFRHHIAQLRPKPAPEAYLRLRTLPAEQGQVDWGHFGYIEVGKAKRPLMAFVMVLSFSRAIFLRFYLNQQMESFLRGHVAAFNTWGGLPRVLLYDNLRSAVLERQGNAIRYHPTLLALAAHYHFEPRPVAVARGNEKGRVERAIRYIRDNFFAGRQWRDLEDLNAQAAHWCQHQSMERTCPENRDMTVLEAFNEERPLLLPLPDTPFNTDERKALRSGKTPYLRFDRNDYSIPHTLVQKPLTLYASLTRVRISDGECCVAEHRRSFSQGEQIEDSAHIDALVAHKAKARQHRGQHRLRQACSNIDTLLEQAVSRGHTLRGTVKALIALLDDYGCEAFNLAVNMALTKQVPYPGGVQQILEQRREQHQLPPPVPMNLPLQAQGYQIKLASLADYDQLNTRESDDEQ; via the coding sequence ATGACGATAGACCAAGCCCTTGAAGCAAAAATATTGCGTTATTATCACGTCGAGAAATGGCGTGTCGGCACCATTGCCAGTGAACTGAACGTGCATCACAGTGTGGTTGACCGGGTGTTGTCGCAAGCAGGGATACCTAAAGCCCGGCGCACCAGTCGTCCACTGCTGATTGACCCCTATTTACCCTTTATCCTTAAAACTCTCAACGACTTCCCTAAGCTCACCGCTGCACGGTTGTATGAGATGGTTCGTCAGCGTGGTTACCCCGGTAAACCCAGCCAGTTCCGTCATCATATTGCTCAGCTTCGCCCTAAACCGGCCCCCGAAGCCTACCTGCGATTAAGGACCCTGCCAGCTGAGCAGGGTCAGGTTGACTGGGGGCATTTCGGTTACATTGAGGTGGGCAAAGCCAAACGTCCCCTGATGGCGTTCGTGATGGTGCTGAGCTTCTCGCGTGCAATCTTCCTGCGCTTTTACTTAAACCAGCAAATGGAGAGCTTCCTGCGTGGGCATGTCGCAGCCTTCAACACCTGGGGCGGCCTTCCCAGAGTTCTTTTGTATGACAATTTACGCTCAGCGGTATTAGAGCGCCAGGGTAATGCCATTCGATATCACCCTACCTTACTGGCTCTGGCTGCACATTATCACTTCGAACCTCGCCCCGTCGCAGTCGCCAGAGGAAATGAAAAAGGTCGGGTAGAGCGGGCGATCCGCTATATCCGGGATAACTTCTTCGCCGGTCGCCAGTGGCGTGATCTGGAAGACCTAAACGCTCAGGCGGCGCACTGGTGTCAGCACCAAAGCATGGAACGTACATGTCCGGAAAACCGGGACATGACCGTGCTGGAAGCCTTCAACGAAGAGCGGCCACTGCTGCTTCCCTTACCAGATACGCCGTTTAACACGGATGAGCGAAAGGCATTACGCTCTGGCAAAACACCTTACCTGCGCTTCGACCGCAATGACTACTCGATCCCGCATACGTTGGTGCAAAAGCCGTTAACCCTTTATGCCAGTCTGACCCGGGTACGGATCTCCGATGGTGAATGCTGTGTTGCCGAACACCGGCGCAGTTTTAGCCAGGGCGAGCAAATTGAAGATAGCGCTCACATTGACGCTCTGGTGGCACACAAGGCGAAGGCCAGGCAACATCGAGGGCAGCATCGTCTGCGCCAGGCCTGCTCCAATATCGATACCTTACTGGAGCAGGCCGTTAGCCGGGGACATACCCTGAGAGGGACGGTTAAGGCACTTATCGCCTTGCTGGATGACTATGGCTGTGAGGCATTTAATCTGGCGGTCAATATGGCGCTGACTAAACAGGTACCGTACCCGGGTGGGGTTCAGCAAATTCTCGAACAACGCCGGGAGCAGCATCAGTTACCACCGCCTGTTCCCATGAACTTGCCCCTGCAGGCGCAGGGATATCAGATCAAGTTAGCCAGCCTCGCCGATTACGATCAACTCAATACCCGGGAGTCAGACGATGAGCAGTGA
- a CDS encoding TetR/AcrR family transcriptional regulator gives MSKRSERIDQIIDETLNVLKTHGDYGVTMRKIASRCGITLSSLQYYYKTKDDLLKAVTDRYFQQIIAMIHELPEITTEEELGELLHSFLLYAFDESDMSRLFREFWAISSRNEVINKYLAGYYVSFSEIMTEKLRPISDNDEALAQAVSLLIPYIEGYPIVALSIPKGLNSTSELLKVVIWKCLKQNL, from the coding sequence GTGTCTAAGAGATCTGAGCGAATAGACCAAATTATTGATGAAACGTTAAATGTTTTGAAAACCCATGGTGACTATGGGGTGACGATGCGCAAGATTGCTTCACGCTGTGGCATTACCTTGAGCTCCTTGCAGTATTACTACAAAACAAAAGATGATTTGCTAAAGGCTGTAACAGACAGATACTTCCAGCAGATCATCGCTATGATTCACGAGTTACCTGAAATCACGACGGAGGAAGAATTAGGGGAACTCCTACACAGCTTTCTGTTATATGCCTTTGATGAATCCGATATGAGCCGCCTCTTCAGGGAGTTTTGGGCGATATCTTCTAGGAATGAGGTAATCAATAAGTACTTGGCAGGATATTACGTATCGTTTTCTGAAATAATGACAGAAAAGCTCAGGCCAATTTCCGACAATGATGAAGCGCTTGCTCAAGCCGTGTCTTTGTTGATTCCATATATCGAAGGATACCCAATTGTCGCACTATCGATACCGAAAGGACTGAATTCGACAAGTGAACTCTTAAAAGTGGTTATTTGGAAATGTTTGAAGCAAAACCTATAG
- a CDS encoding ester cyclase, with product MFQSIKKVTKNIIPFMVLATALHVEAKDMSQIDIATNYYDSLYKGDYSTVRQLASSDLIFKDPTAPEGYGVPNQIDSLNNFVEFFEANSQGPMQVSYAEKFASNDQVVLQVQLKGVVPANMVGMGEGSVEYISNGFTVIHMSNGKVMSHTDYIDYSGTKLTKLDD from the coding sequence ATGTTTCAATCAATCAAAAAAGTTACCAAAAACATCATCCCGTTTATGGTTTTAGCGACCGCTCTACATGTAGAGGCGAAAGATATGAGTCAAATTGATATTGCTACCAATTACTATGATTCTCTTTATAAAGGTGATTACAGTACAGTAAGACAACTTGCTTCATCTGACTTAATCTTTAAAGATCCAACGGCACCGGAAGGATATGGCGTCCCTAATCAAATAGACAGCTTAAACAACTTCGTTGAGTTCTTTGAAGCCAATTCACAAGGCCCAATGCAGGTAAGTTACGCTGAAAAGTTCGCTTCCAATGATCAGGTTGTCTTGCAGGTACAATTAAAAGGTGTCGTTCCTGCAAATATGGTAGGTATGGGAGAAGGTTCTGTAGAGTACATATCGAACGGCTTTACTGTCATTCATATGTCAAATGGGAAGGTAATGAGCCACACCGATTATATTGATTATTCAGGCACCAAACTTACCAAGCTAGATGATTAG
- a CDS encoding DsbA family protein: protein MNKNVNYYFTTVSPLANLASQADDFLRSRGDKKFIYKPISITQIIENSIEPAGLHSITDHCLPDKIVIALQETSNNVGEFVTKVWSALWLYEKNLNDINELKDILRSMGLDAELVLRYANSKDVQFIYESNTTEAITHNSLGFTMTDKRIFVW, encoded by the coding sequence ATGAACAAGAATGTAAATTATTATTTTACCACCGTCTCCCCATTGGCAAATCTGGCTAGCCAAGCTGATGATTTTCTAAGAAGCAGAGGTGATAAGAAATTCATCTATAAACCGATATCTATAACTCAGATAATTGAAAATTCTATCGAACCCGCCGGACTACATTCCATTACAGATCATTGTCTACCGGACAAAATAGTAATCGCACTTCAAGAAACCAGCAACAATGTTGGAGAGTTTGTAACCAAGGTTTGGTCTGCACTGTGGCTGTATGAGAAAAATTTAAACGATATCAACGAACTTAAAGATATTCTCAGAAGTATGGGCTTAGATGCTGAACTTGTACTGCGATATGCGAATTCGAAAGATGTTCAATTCATATATGAAAGCAACACTACCGAGGCGATCACCCACAACAGTCTTGGTTTCACAATGACCGACAAAAGGATTTTTGTCTGGTGA